One part of the Treponema sp. OMZ 787 genome encodes these proteins:
- a CDS encoding DUF4143 domain-containing protein, whose translation MIERNKIQSADELGVLVDLLASVIGASTNPTKIANTFASEHQMIYTNKTISNHIEHLADAFLISKASRYDIKGRKYIGANMKYYFTDLGLRNARFNFRQQQPTHIMENIVYNELLIRSYNADAGTVYMTKRASVSASSWRLTLRQIRGTGDIIFKLHLTSIRKLNKIKSFIHCITFPILLRRLSL comes from the coding sequence GTGATTGAAAGAAACAAGATTCAAAGTGCGGATGAGCTTGGAGTTTTGGTTGACTTGCTTGCCTCTGTAATCGGTGCTTCAACCAATCCTACGAAAATTGCCAATACCTTTGCAAGTGAGCATCAAATGATTTATACCAATAAGACGATTTCCAACCATATTGAACATTTGGCGGATGCCTTTTTGATTTCCAAGGCGAGCCGGTATGATATTAAGGGACGGAAGTATATTGGAGCAAATATGAAATATTACTTTACGGATTTAGGACTTCGAAACGCTCGTTTTAATTTCAGACAGCAGCAGCCTACTCATATCATGGAGAATATTGTCTATAATGAGTTATTGATTCGCAGCTATAATGCGGATGCCGGAACGGTCTATATGACAAAGAGGGCAAGCGTATCCGCAAGCAGCTGGAGGTTGACTTTGCGGCAAATCAGGGGAACCGGCGATATTATATTCAAGTTGCATTTGACATCAATTCGGAAGCTAAACAAAATCAAGAGTTTTATTCACTGCATAACATTCCCGATTCTTTTAAGAAGATTATCATTATAA